One Manduca sexta isolate Smith_Timp_Sample1 chromosome 26, JHU_Msex_v1.0, whole genome shotgun sequence genomic region harbors:
- the LOC115452406 gene encoding calcium homeostasis endoplasmic reticulum protein isoform X4 has protein sequence MAAAPALQQWLAANSAPPTAALHSHDTDNITAQINMLKEQITQSENNLNAQHTVLIQQQQAKINELVSKAQVETIQLMAEENNISLAELDTILQPIIDTCTKDSISSGKGWILQHATSNDAGKVISQHLLRKVTQSGAPFTQKLHIIYLVNDVLHHCARKNAEDLKKNLENVVVPMFCNASIAVTEEQEAKLNKLLRLWESKSNYFEPSVIDKMKSPTSSYQEYQNNLIAQHSNAIAHLTQQTKSTVENYQTQHQAFVAHTMQQIQQLEMQKHALEMQNNHDDKDNMPHNNIPNFQNNNFNDQGFSQISGYDQNFNSNSQQYGSESGDNYASNNSMSGNENSFDSQTFDQITKSKKDVVEEPDLSNLPNVNFSQPPPGFAPKENPALLAFQNGLPDLSKPPPGFLPFPDINNDELMPSVPYFELPAGLMVPLIMLEDDRYKPLDPARVRLPPPAPPNDRLLAAVDAFYASPNHERPRDNEGWEKLGLYEYYKAKNAARKRKEEAIAQGFRQKSKSPSPIPKDLQKQPTPPGRRYRSRSKTPEKPSPARSRSRSPSPKRKSNNSWRRERESRRRSRSRSKSRSRSKSRERERHRDSPKSRRVERSRSPTPPSFLGSSYPSTSSGLDATNKGHQLLQKMGWSAGGLGASGQGIAEPISGGIVRDKQDQYKGVGVNLNDPYENFRKNKGAAFITRMKERALERSS, from the exons AtggcggcggcgccggcgctGCAGCAATGGCTCGCGGCCAACTCCGCGCCTCCGACCGCCGCTCTCCACTCCCATGATACGGACAACATCACCGCACAAATCAACATGCTTAAAGAGCAAATTACACAGTCTGAGAATAACCTCAATGCCCAGCATACT GTGTTGATCCAACAACAACAAGCCAAGATCAACGAGCTGGTGAGCAAGGCTCAAGTGGAGACCATACAGTTGATGGCAGAGGAGAATAATATCAGCCTCGCAGAATTAGATACCATTTTGCAACCTATAATTGACACATGCACTAAAGACAGCATCTCCTCAG gAAAAGGTTGGATTTTACAACATGCGACATCAAATGACGCCGGCAAAGTAATATCGCAGCACCTCCTGAGAAAAGTCACTCAGTCGGGCGCGCCTTTCACACAAAAACTGCACATCATATACCTTGTCAACGACGTCTTACACCATTG TGCACGCAAAAACGCTGAAGATCTCAAGAAAAATTTGGAAAATGTGGTGGTTCCAATGTTTTGCAATGCCAGTATag CTGTGACTGAAGAGCAGGAGGCTAAGTTAAACAAGCTGCTCCGGCTCTGGGAGTCCAAGTCCAACTACTTCGAGCCATCCGTCATTGACAAAATGAAGAGTCCCACCAGCTCCTACCAAGAGTACCAGAACAATTTGATCGCTCAACACTCAAACGCAATCGCTCATTTAACACAACAAACCAAATCCACAGTTGAAAA CTACCAAACACAACATCAAGCATTTGTTGCTCATACAATGCAGCAAATACAACAATTAGAAATGCAAAAACACGCACTGGAAATGCAGAATAATCACGACGACAAAGATAATATGCCCCACAACAATATTCCCAATTTCCAAAACAACAACTTTAATGATCAAGGATTCTCACAAATAAGTGGATatgatcaaaattttaattcaaacagTCAGCAGTACGGCAGTGAAAGCGGAGATAATTACGCGTCGAACAACAGCATGAGTGGGAATGAAAACAGCTTTGACAGTCAAACATTTGATCAAATCACAAAGTCCAAGAAGGATGTGGTTGAAGAACCAGATTTATCAAACCTACCAAATGTTAACTTCTCACAACCACCACCCGGATTCGCGCCTAAAGAGAACCCAGCGTTACTAGCATTCCAGAATGGTCTTCCAGATTTAAGTAAACCACCACCTGGATTCCTGCCATTTCCAGACATTAATAATGACGAATTAATGCCTTCTGTACCATATTTTGAATTACCCGCTGGTTTAATGGTGCCACTTATTATG ttAGAAGACGACAGATACAAACCCCTGGATCCGGCGAGAGTGCGACTACCGCCGCCAGCGCCCCCCAACGATCGGCTACTGGCAGCTGTCGATGCTTTTTATGCGTCTCCTAACCATGAGCGACCAAGAGATAA TGAGGGTTGGGAGAAGTTGGGTCTCTATGAATACTATAAGGCTAAAAATGCGGCTCGAAAAAGGAAAGAAGAAGCTATAGCGCAGGGTTTCAGACAGAAGTCTAAATCTCCAAGCCCTATCCCTAAAGATTTACAGAAGCAACCCACCCCTCCAGGTAGAAGATATAG ATCTAGAAGTAAGACACCAGAGAAGCCTTCCCCAGCCCGATCGCGATCACGGTCGCCATCACCAAAAAGAAAATCCAACAATTCCTGGAGAAGAGAACGAGAGA GTCGTCGACGATCTCGATCCAGGTCAAAGTCAAGATCACGCAGCAAATCCAGGGAACGAGAAAGGCACAGGGACTCTCCGAAGTCCCGGCGTGTTGAACGTTCAAGATCACCCACACCGCCGAGCTTTTT AGGTTCGTCGTATCCCAGCACATCAAGCGGTCTGGACGCTACCAATAAGGGCCACCAGCTGCTACAGAAGATGGGGTGGAGTGCGGGAGGACTGGGAGCTTCGGGGCAAGGCATTGCGGAGCCAATCAGCGGCGGCATTGTTCGCGATAAACAAGATCAGTATAAAG
- the LOC115452406 gene encoding calcium homeostasis endoplasmic reticulum protein isoform X3, which translates to MTKNKQKNNPKFSFLYGGEFFNYYQYKVTTEQAILKQSTGGQPASAPAGAYMAQNRQYVMPQQAGASAAQLGLAASMAAAPALQQWLAANSAPPTAALHSHDTDNITAQINMLKEQITQSENNLNAQHTVLIQQQQAKINELVSKAQVETIQLMAEENNISLAELDTILQPIIDTCTKDSISSGKGWILQHATSNDAGKVISQHLLRKVTQSGAPFTQKLHIIYLVNDVLHHCARKNAEDLKKNLENVVVPMFCNASIAVTEEQEAKLNKLLRLWESKSNYFEPSVIDKMKSPTSSYQEYQNNLIAQHSNAIAHLTQQTKSTVENYQTQHQAFVAHTMQQIQQLEMQKHALEMQNNHDDKDNMPHNNIPNFQNNNFNDQGFSQISGYDQNFNSNSQQYGSESGDNYASNNSMSGNENSFDSQTFDQITKSKKDVVEEPDLSNLPNVNFSQPPPGFAPKENPALLAFQNGLPDLSKPPPGFLPFPDINNDELMPSVPYFELPAGLMVPLIMLEDDRYKPLDPARVRLPPPAPPNDRLLAAVDAFYASPNHERPRDNEGWEKLGLYEYYKAKNAARKRKEEAIAQGFRQKSKSPSPIPKDLQKQPTPPGRRYRSRSKTPEKPSPARSRSRSPSPKRKSNNSWRRERESRRRSRSRSKSRSRSKSRERERHRDSPKSRRVERSRSPTPPSFLGSSYPSTSSGLDATNKGHQLLQKMGWSAGGLGASGQGIAEPISGGIVRDKQDQYKGVGVNLNDPYENFRKNKGAAFITRMKERALERSS; encoded by the exons ATGACCAAGAATAAACAAAAGAACAACCCGAAATTCAGCTTTCTCTACGGCGGCGAATTCTTCAACTATTATCAATATAAAGTGACGACAGAACAAGCAA TTCTAAAGCAATCGACCGGTGGCCAGCCGGCATCCGCTCCCGCCGGGGCTTATATGGCACAGAACAGGCAATATGTAATGCCCCAACAGGCCGGCGCTTCGGCCGCTCAGCTCGGCCTGGCGGCGTCGAtggcggcggcgccggcgctGCAGCAATGGCTCGCGGCCAACTCCGCGCCTCCGACCGCCGCTCTCCACTCCCATGATACGGACAACATCACCGCACAAATCAACATGCTTAAAGAGCAAATTACACAGTCTGAGAATAACCTCAATGCCCAGCATACT GTGTTGATCCAACAACAACAAGCCAAGATCAACGAGCTGGTGAGCAAGGCTCAAGTGGAGACCATACAGTTGATGGCAGAGGAGAATAATATCAGCCTCGCAGAATTAGATACCATTTTGCAACCTATAATTGACACATGCACTAAAGACAGCATCTCCTCAG gAAAAGGTTGGATTTTACAACATGCGACATCAAATGACGCCGGCAAAGTAATATCGCAGCACCTCCTGAGAAAAGTCACTCAGTCGGGCGCGCCTTTCACACAAAAACTGCACATCATATACCTTGTCAACGACGTCTTACACCATTG TGCACGCAAAAACGCTGAAGATCTCAAGAAAAATTTGGAAAATGTGGTGGTTCCAATGTTTTGCAATGCCAGTATag CTGTGACTGAAGAGCAGGAGGCTAAGTTAAACAAGCTGCTCCGGCTCTGGGAGTCCAAGTCCAACTACTTCGAGCCATCCGTCATTGACAAAATGAAGAGTCCCACCAGCTCCTACCAAGAGTACCAGAACAATTTGATCGCTCAACACTCAAACGCAATCGCTCATTTAACACAACAAACCAAATCCACAGTTGAAAA CTACCAAACACAACATCAAGCATTTGTTGCTCATACAATGCAGCAAATACAACAATTAGAAATGCAAAAACACGCACTGGAAATGCAGAATAATCACGACGACAAAGATAATATGCCCCACAACAATATTCCCAATTTCCAAAACAACAACTTTAATGATCAAGGATTCTCACAAATAAGTGGATatgatcaaaattttaattcaaacagTCAGCAGTACGGCAGTGAAAGCGGAGATAATTACGCGTCGAACAACAGCATGAGTGGGAATGAAAACAGCTTTGACAGTCAAACATTTGATCAAATCACAAAGTCCAAGAAGGATGTGGTTGAAGAACCAGATTTATCAAACCTACCAAATGTTAACTTCTCACAACCACCACCCGGATTCGCGCCTAAAGAGAACCCAGCGTTACTAGCATTCCAGAATGGTCTTCCAGATTTAAGTAAACCACCACCTGGATTCCTGCCATTTCCAGACATTAATAATGACGAATTAATGCCTTCTGTACCATATTTTGAATTACCCGCTGGTTTAATGGTGCCACTTATTATG ttAGAAGACGACAGATACAAACCCCTGGATCCGGCGAGAGTGCGACTACCGCCGCCAGCGCCCCCCAACGATCGGCTACTGGCAGCTGTCGATGCTTTTTATGCGTCTCCTAACCATGAGCGACCAAGAGATAA TGAGGGTTGGGAGAAGTTGGGTCTCTATGAATACTATAAGGCTAAAAATGCGGCTCGAAAAAGGAAAGAAGAAGCTATAGCGCAGGGTTTCAGACAGAAGTCTAAATCTCCAAGCCCTATCCCTAAAGATTTACAGAAGCAACCCACCCCTCCAGGTAGAAGATATAG ATCTAGAAGTAAGACACCAGAGAAGCCTTCCCCAGCCCGATCGCGATCACGGTCGCCATCACCAAAAAGAAAATCCAACAATTCCTGGAGAAGAGAACGAGAGA GTCGTCGACGATCTCGATCCAGGTCAAAGTCAAGATCACGCAGCAAATCCAGGGAACGAGAAAGGCACAGGGACTCTCCGAAGTCCCGGCGTGTTGAACGTTCAAGATCACCCACACCGCCGAGCTTTTT AGGTTCGTCGTATCCCAGCACATCAAGCGGTCTGGACGCTACCAATAAGGGCCACCAGCTGCTACAGAAGATGGGGTGGAGTGCGGGAGGACTGGGAGCTTCGGGGCAAGGCATTGCGGAGCCAATCAGCGGCGGCATTGTTCGCGATAAACAAGATCAGTATAAAG
- the LOC115452406 gene encoding calcium homeostasis endoplasmic reticulum protein isoform X2 has product MELPQPPQDQDLRNIIDKLAQFVARNGPEFEKMTKNKQKNNPKFSFLYGGEFFNYYQYKVTTEQAILKQSTGGQPASAPAGAYMAQNRQYVMPQQAGASAAQLGLAASMAAAPALQQWLAANSAPPTAALHSHDTDNITAQINMLKEQITQSENNLNAQHTVLIQQQQAKINELVSKAQVETIQLMAEENNISLAELDTILQPIIDTCTKDSISSGKGWILQHATSNDAGKVISQHLLRKVTQSGAPFTQKLHIIYLVNDVLHHCARKNAEDLKKNLENVVVPMFCNASIAVTEEQEAKLNKLLRLWESKSNYFEPSVIDKMKSPTSSYQEYQNNLIAQHSNAIAHLTQQTKSTVENYQTQHQAFVAHTMQQIQQLEMQKHALEMQNNHDDKDNMPHNNIPNFQNNNFNDQGFSQISGYDQNFNSNSQQYGSESGDNYASNNSMSGNENSFDSQTFDQITKSKKDVVEEPDLSNLPNVNFSQPPPGFAPKENPALLAFQNGLPDLSKPPPGFLPFPDINNDELMPSVPYFELPAGLMVPLIMLEDDRYKPLDPARVRLPPPAPPNDRLLAAVDAFYASPNHERPRDNEGWEKLGLYEYYKAKNAARKRKEEAIAQGFRQKSKSPSPIPKDLQKQPTPPGRRYRSRSKTPEKPSPARSRSRSPSPKRKSNNSWRRERESRRRSRSRSKSRSRSKSRERERHRDSPKSRRVERSRSPTPPSFFTSSGLDATNKGHQLLQKMGWSAGGLGASGQGIAEPISGGIVRDKQDQYKGVGVNLNDPYENFRKNKGAAFITRMKERALERSS; this is encoded by the exons ATGGAGCTTCCACAACCTCCACAAG ATCAAGATCTTCGCAACATAATTGACAAACTCGCTCAGTTTGTCGCCAGAAATGGTCCGGAGTTCGAGAAGATGACCAAGAATAAACAAAAGAACAACCCGAAATTCAGCTTTCTCTACGGCGGCGAATTCTTCAACTATTATCAATATAAAGTGACGACAGAACAAGCAA TTCTAAAGCAATCGACCGGTGGCCAGCCGGCATCCGCTCCCGCCGGGGCTTATATGGCACAGAACAGGCAATATGTAATGCCCCAACAGGCCGGCGCTTCGGCCGCTCAGCTCGGCCTGGCGGCGTCGAtggcggcggcgccggcgctGCAGCAATGGCTCGCGGCCAACTCCGCGCCTCCGACCGCCGCTCTCCACTCCCATGATACGGACAACATCACCGCACAAATCAACATGCTTAAAGAGCAAATTACACAGTCTGAGAATAACCTCAATGCCCAGCATACT GTGTTGATCCAACAACAACAAGCCAAGATCAACGAGCTGGTGAGCAAGGCTCAAGTGGAGACCATACAGTTGATGGCAGAGGAGAATAATATCAGCCTCGCAGAATTAGATACCATTTTGCAACCTATAATTGACACATGCACTAAAGACAGCATCTCCTCAG gAAAAGGTTGGATTTTACAACATGCGACATCAAATGACGCCGGCAAAGTAATATCGCAGCACCTCCTGAGAAAAGTCACTCAGTCGGGCGCGCCTTTCACACAAAAACTGCACATCATATACCTTGTCAACGACGTCTTACACCATTG TGCACGCAAAAACGCTGAAGATCTCAAGAAAAATTTGGAAAATGTGGTGGTTCCAATGTTTTGCAATGCCAGTATag CTGTGACTGAAGAGCAGGAGGCTAAGTTAAACAAGCTGCTCCGGCTCTGGGAGTCCAAGTCCAACTACTTCGAGCCATCCGTCATTGACAAAATGAAGAGTCCCACCAGCTCCTACCAAGAGTACCAGAACAATTTGATCGCTCAACACTCAAACGCAATCGCTCATTTAACACAACAAACCAAATCCACAGTTGAAAA CTACCAAACACAACATCAAGCATTTGTTGCTCATACAATGCAGCAAATACAACAATTAGAAATGCAAAAACACGCACTGGAAATGCAGAATAATCACGACGACAAAGATAATATGCCCCACAACAATATTCCCAATTTCCAAAACAACAACTTTAATGATCAAGGATTCTCACAAATAAGTGGATatgatcaaaattttaattcaaacagTCAGCAGTACGGCAGTGAAAGCGGAGATAATTACGCGTCGAACAACAGCATGAGTGGGAATGAAAACAGCTTTGACAGTCAAACATTTGATCAAATCACAAAGTCCAAGAAGGATGTGGTTGAAGAACCAGATTTATCAAACCTACCAAATGTTAACTTCTCACAACCACCACCCGGATTCGCGCCTAAAGAGAACCCAGCGTTACTAGCATTCCAGAATGGTCTTCCAGATTTAAGTAAACCACCACCTGGATTCCTGCCATTTCCAGACATTAATAATGACGAATTAATGCCTTCTGTACCATATTTTGAATTACCCGCTGGTTTAATGGTGCCACTTATTATG ttAGAAGACGACAGATACAAACCCCTGGATCCGGCGAGAGTGCGACTACCGCCGCCAGCGCCCCCCAACGATCGGCTACTGGCAGCTGTCGATGCTTTTTATGCGTCTCCTAACCATGAGCGACCAAGAGATAA TGAGGGTTGGGAGAAGTTGGGTCTCTATGAATACTATAAGGCTAAAAATGCGGCTCGAAAAAGGAAAGAAGAAGCTATAGCGCAGGGTTTCAGACAGAAGTCTAAATCTCCAAGCCCTATCCCTAAAGATTTACAGAAGCAACCCACCCCTCCAGGTAGAAGATATAG ATCTAGAAGTAAGACACCAGAGAAGCCTTCCCCAGCCCGATCGCGATCACGGTCGCCATCACCAAAAAGAAAATCCAACAATTCCTGGAGAAGAGAACGAGAGA GTCGTCGACGATCTCGATCCAGGTCAAAGTCAAGATCACGCAGCAAATCCAGGGAACGAGAAAGGCACAGGGACTCTCCGAAGTCCCGGCGTGTTGAACGTTCAAGATCACCCACACCGCCGAGCTTTTT CACATCAAGCGGTCTGGACGCTACCAATAAGGGCCACCAGCTGCTACAGAAGATGGGGTGGAGTGCGGGAGGACTGGGAGCTTCGGGGCAAGGCATTGCGGAGCCAATCAGCGGCGGCATTGTTCGCGATAAACAAGATCAGTATAAAG
- the LOC115452406 gene encoding calcium homeostasis endoplasmic reticulum protein isoform X1, with amino-acid sequence MELPQPPQDQDLRNIIDKLAQFVARNGPEFEKMTKNKQKNNPKFSFLYGGEFFNYYQYKVTTEQAILKQSTGGQPASAPAGAYMAQNRQYVMPQQAGASAAQLGLAASMAAAPALQQWLAANSAPPTAALHSHDTDNITAQINMLKEQITQSENNLNAQHTVLIQQQQAKINELVSKAQVETIQLMAEENNISLAELDTILQPIIDTCTKDSISSGKGWILQHATSNDAGKVISQHLLRKVTQSGAPFTQKLHIIYLVNDVLHHCARKNAEDLKKNLENVVVPMFCNASIAVTEEQEAKLNKLLRLWESKSNYFEPSVIDKMKSPTSSYQEYQNNLIAQHSNAIAHLTQQTKSTVENYQTQHQAFVAHTMQQIQQLEMQKHALEMQNNHDDKDNMPHNNIPNFQNNNFNDQGFSQISGYDQNFNSNSQQYGSESGDNYASNNSMSGNENSFDSQTFDQITKSKKDVVEEPDLSNLPNVNFSQPPPGFAPKENPALLAFQNGLPDLSKPPPGFLPFPDINNDELMPSVPYFELPAGLMVPLIMLEDDRYKPLDPARVRLPPPAPPNDRLLAAVDAFYASPNHERPRDNEGWEKLGLYEYYKAKNAARKRKEEAIAQGFRQKSKSPSPIPKDLQKQPTPPGRRYRSRSKTPEKPSPARSRSRSPSPKRKSNNSWRRERESRRRSRSRSKSRSRSKSRERERHRDSPKSRRVERSRSPTPPSFLGSSYPSTSSGLDATNKGHQLLQKMGWSAGGLGASGQGIAEPISGGIVRDKQDQYKGVGVNLNDPYENFRKNKGAAFITRMKERALERSS; translated from the exons ATGGAGCTTCCACAACCTCCACAAG ATCAAGATCTTCGCAACATAATTGACAAACTCGCTCAGTTTGTCGCCAGAAATGGTCCGGAGTTCGAGAAGATGACCAAGAATAAACAAAAGAACAACCCGAAATTCAGCTTTCTCTACGGCGGCGAATTCTTCAACTATTATCAATATAAAGTGACGACAGAACAAGCAA TTCTAAAGCAATCGACCGGTGGCCAGCCGGCATCCGCTCCCGCCGGGGCTTATATGGCACAGAACAGGCAATATGTAATGCCCCAACAGGCCGGCGCTTCGGCCGCTCAGCTCGGCCTGGCGGCGTCGAtggcggcggcgccggcgctGCAGCAATGGCTCGCGGCCAACTCCGCGCCTCCGACCGCCGCTCTCCACTCCCATGATACGGACAACATCACCGCACAAATCAACATGCTTAAAGAGCAAATTACACAGTCTGAGAATAACCTCAATGCCCAGCATACT GTGTTGATCCAACAACAACAAGCCAAGATCAACGAGCTGGTGAGCAAGGCTCAAGTGGAGACCATACAGTTGATGGCAGAGGAGAATAATATCAGCCTCGCAGAATTAGATACCATTTTGCAACCTATAATTGACACATGCACTAAAGACAGCATCTCCTCAG gAAAAGGTTGGATTTTACAACATGCGACATCAAATGACGCCGGCAAAGTAATATCGCAGCACCTCCTGAGAAAAGTCACTCAGTCGGGCGCGCCTTTCACACAAAAACTGCACATCATATACCTTGTCAACGACGTCTTACACCATTG TGCACGCAAAAACGCTGAAGATCTCAAGAAAAATTTGGAAAATGTGGTGGTTCCAATGTTTTGCAATGCCAGTATag CTGTGACTGAAGAGCAGGAGGCTAAGTTAAACAAGCTGCTCCGGCTCTGGGAGTCCAAGTCCAACTACTTCGAGCCATCCGTCATTGACAAAATGAAGAGTCCCACCAGCTCCTACCAAGAGTACCAGAACAATTTGATCGCTCAACACTCAAACGCAATCGCTCATTTAACACAACAAACCAAATCCACAGTTGAAAA CTACCAAACACAACATCAAGCATTTGTTGCTCATACAATGCAGCAAATACAACAATTAGAAATGCAAAAACACGCACTGGAAATGCAGAATAATCACGACGACAAAGATAATATGCCCCACAACAATATTCCCAATTTCCAAAACAACAACTTTAATGATCAAGGATTCTCACAAATAAGTGGATatgatcaaaattttaattcaaacagTCAGCAGTACGGCAGTGAAAGCGGAGATAATTACGCGTCGAACAACAGCATGAGTGGGAATGAAAACAGCTTTGACAGTCAAACATTTGATCAAATCACAAAGTCCAAGAAGGATGTGGTTGAAGAACCAGATTTATCAAACCTACCAAATGTTAACTTCTCACAACCACCACCCGGATTCGCGCCTAAAGAGAACCCAGCGTTACTAGCATTCCAGAATGGTCTTCCAGATTTAAGTAAACCACCACCTGGATTCCTGCCATTTCCAGACATTAATAATGACGAATTAATGCCTTCTGTACCATATTTTGAATTACCCGCTGGTTTAATGGTGCCACTTATTATG ttAGAAGACGACAGATACAAACCCCTGGATCCGGCGAGAGTGCGACTACCGCCGCCAGCGCCCCCCAACGATCGGCTACTGGCAGCTGTCGATGCTTTTTATGCGTCTCCTAACCATGAGCGACCAAGAGATAA TGAGGGTTGGGAGAAGTTGGGTCTCTATGAATACTATAAGGCTAAAAATGCGGCTCGAAAAAGGAAAGAAGAAGCTATAGCGCAGGGTTTCAGACAGAAGTCTAAATCTCCAAGCCCTATCCCTAAAGATTTACAGAAGCAACCCACCCCTCCAGGTAGAAGATATAG ATCTAGAAGTAAGACACCAGAGAAGCCTTCCCCAGCCCGATCGCGATCACGGTCGCCATCACCAAAAAGAAAATCCAACAATTCCTGGAGAAGAGAACGAGAGA GTCGTCGACGATCTCGATCCAGGTCAAAGTCAAGATCACGCAGCAAATCCAGGGAACGAGAAAGGCACAGGGACTCTCCGAAGTCCCGGCGTGTTGAACGTTCAAGATCACCCACACCGCCGAGCTTTTT AGGTTCGTCGTATCCCAGCACATCAAGCGGTCTGGACGCTACCAATAAGGGCCACCAGCTGCTACAGAAGATGGGGTGGAGTGCGGGAGGACTGGGAGCTTCGGGGCAAGGCATTGCGGAGCCAATCAGCGGCGGCATTGTTCGCGATAAACAAGATCAGTATAAAG